CAGTAATAGGTGCTTCTGAATTATTTAATAACAGTGGTGCCACTTTACCCCGTGTATCGGTGAAGTTCTTTTTCAAAAATTCTCCGTAGCCAGTAAAGGCAATCTGGTGGTGTAGTAAACTATGTACTACCTTATAATCTTGTTTTCTTTTCTTAATAAACGTCCTCTTTTTCCTGTGGTTTTGACCAATGTATAAGTATAAGAACATGCCTACTACCGGCAAAAATATCAATGATAAAAGCCAGGCTACAGTTCTAGAGGGATTTCTATTATCTAATATAATTAATATGCTCACCAATATCGTTGTTATGGTAAATAAAGTAGCAAATATATTTAAAATATTCATGCTTTTCTCCCCCATAAATCTTATCATACTTATTACAGAAGTAAATTTTCATGATTTCTTAGTAAAATCTCTGCTGTTTCTTCTAGCAGTTTTTCTTTATTTATTTTAAGCAAAAAATCTGCATTCAATAGAATCCCTTTTTGTTTATGTTCCTTTCCTTTTTTGCTTTTACAATAAGTGCTAATACTTTTTCTCAGAAGTCCTTTTAGCGTATAGATATGAAAAGGATTTATCGCATTATACTCTGCCAAAGTTTCTACTAATCCAATAACAATTTCACCATAACTGCAATTTTCTTCTAAATCCATTAACAACACCCATTTAGGGATGATTTCCTCCAACAATAACCGATTAAGAGGCTTTGTAGGAGGAAGGTGGTATAGTCTTCCTAGTTCTTTGACAACCTTTTCTCCCCATCCCGCTAAAAGCTTTAATGCATCTTCCTCTGTAAGGTCATCTTTGAAATAATATTTTCTCCCTTTTAATCCTTTTAATACTTTTATTGTATCAAAATAACCTAATTTTATATTGTATTGGGCTCTTTTTTTAGTAAAATCCATAACACCCCCTAAATCTCGATAGGGTTGTATGTAGATAACTTCTAAGCCCTCTTCCTGTATCTTCTTGACTCTCCCTCTACTCAGCAATCGTACCGCTATAACCTTTTTATATCCTTTATTGTACAACATATCTATAGGAAGATTATTGTAAAAGCTCCCATCCAAAAATTTTTTGCCATCCAATTTTCTAGACTTAAAAATCGGCAGATAAGAAGAAGCCATAAGATAGTCTACGATTTTCCCCGCTGGTATTTCCTCCTTATAGATTTCTAAAGGCTTGAAATCCGTTAAAGATACGGTGACAAAGCCAAATTCTTTATTAGACTGCACAATTTTTTCTTCATTTACTGTTTCTTTAATAAGTTTTTCCAAAGGTCTTGCGTCAAAACCAAAACCCTTTATGAATTTGCGTATTTCTTCAAATAACAGATGTATGTTTATATTATTTAACTGGTTTCCCGAAAGCATTTCGTAAATTCTATCATCTACATCCATAACCATATGTGGAGTAATATCATGCCATATTCCATAAGCCGTGTCAAAATCCTCCTGAATCATTAAAGCACCGTTTAGTGCTCCTACAGAGGTTCCTGTGATCCCTTGAAACTCTAGGCCCAATTGTCTAAAAGCCTGCCATGCACCTATTTGATAAGCGCCCTTTGCACCGCCACCTTCTAAGGTTAGACCCAACATATGCTTCACTTCCTTTATTCTAAAAAATTTATTAGATATTTTGCTGGATTATAGGAATTCGCTGGTTATCTTTGTTGTATTATATCTATTATACGCCAAATTCTTATTTTTTGTGTTGCTATCTAAAAAACAATAAAAAAATAAGACGAAGTCCCTAAGCATAGGACTTCGCCTTTGATTGTTTTATGATGCTACTATACTAATCTCTTATAGCTTTCATATCTTTCTTGTGCTTCTTCTTCAGCCTTAGCAAATAAAGCTTCTGCTACCTCTGGGAAGGACTTTGTTAAGGAAGCATAGCGTACTTCGCTTAATAAGAAGTCTTTAAAGGAAGCTTTTGGTTCCTTAGAATCTAAGGTAAATGGATTTTTACCTTCTTTCTTTAATTCTGGGTTGAATCTATATAAATGCCAGTATCCTGCCTCTACTGCTTTTTTCGCTTGCTCTTGTGTTTTACCCATACCAGCACCAATTCCATGGGCAATACATGGTGAGTATGCGATGATGATAGATGGCCCTTTGTAAGCTTCTGCTTCTTTAACCGCCTTCATTAATTGGTTCTTATCAGCACCCATGGCTACCTGTGCAACATATACATAGCCATAGCTCATCGCCATCATACCTAAGTCTTTCTTCTTCGTTCTCTTACCTGCGGCTGCAAACTTTGCAATCGCTGCTGTTGGTGAAGCTTTTGATGATTGTCCGCCTGTGTTAGAATATACTTCTGTATCCATTACAAGAATGTTTACATCTTCACCAGATGCGATTACATGGTCTAATCCGCCGTAACCGATATCATATGCCCAACCATCTCCACCAAGAATCCATTGAGATTGCTTGATTAGGTAATCTTTCTTCGCAATGATTTCTTTAATAACTGCATTTGAAGCTTCTGCTTCAAGTAATGGAAGAATTTTATAGGTTGCAGCTTTTGATGCTTTACCATCTTCCTTACCATCAATCCACTCTTGGAAAGCTGCTTTTAAGTCAGCATTGATATCTAATGTCAGTGCTTCTTTCATTAAATCTTCAATTTTATTTCTAATTTGGCTTGTCCCCAACATCATACCATAACCAAACTCAGCATTGTCTTCAAATAAAGAGTTTGCCCAAGCTGGTCCTTTGCCTTGTTGGTTCTTGCAGAATGGTACAGATGGCGCACTACCACCATAGATGGATGAACATCCTGTAGCATTGGCTATCATCATTCTATCACCAAATAATTGTGTGATTAGCTTAACATATGGTGTCTCACCACAACCAGTACAAGCTCCTGAGAACTCAAATAATGGTTGTGCAAATTGGCTGCCTTTTACAGTTTCTATGTTGGTTAATGCTGATTTATCTGTAACAGTCAGAGCATATGCCCAGTTTTCGCTTTCTACTTCAACTTGTGGCTCAACAGGCTTCATTTCTAATGCTTTGTTCTTAGATGGACAGATATCCTCACAGTTGCCACAACCTGTACAGTCTAGTGGTGCTACCTGCA
The sequence above is drawn from the Clostridium formicaceticum genome and encodes:
- a CDS encoding patatin-like phospholipase family protein; this translates as MLGLTLEGGGAKGAYQIGAWQAFRQLGLEFQGITGTSVGALNGALMIQEDFDTAYGIWHDITPHMVMDVDDRIYEMLSGNQLNNINIHLLFEEIRKFIKGFGFDARPLEKLIKETVNEEKIVQSNKEFGFVTVSLTDFKPLEIYKEEIPAGKIVDYLMASSYLPIFKSRKLDGKKFLDGSFYNNLPIDMLYNKGYKKVIAVRLLSRGRVKKIQEEGLEVIYIQPYRDLGGVMDFTKKRAQYNIKLGYFDTIKVLKGLKGRKYYFKDDLTEEDALKLLAGWGEKVVKELGRLYHLPPTKPLNRLLLEEIIPKWVLLMDLEENCSYGEIVIGLVETLAEYNAINPFHIYTLKGLLRKSISTYCKSKKGKEHKQKGILLNADFLLKINKEKLLEETAEILLRNHENLLL